The DNA segment GCGATGCAAGCAGCGTATTGAGAGTCTTCCAGCCTGGCTGCGGTGAGTTCCGCGATGGAAAAATGTATTAATTCTTTAGGCATGGCTCACTCCAGATTCTGTTTACAGTCTTGGAATCCTACTTGAGAATATTCATTGTGACTAGAGTGGAAAGTATGAAAAGGATTGATAATGACGAAATTTTTGATAAATGAGCAATACGATGTCGAGGAACCCGATGTCTCCAAGGCCTTTGGTCAAGGGGAAAAGCGGGCAGATTATGCGGACGCCTGGAAAGATACGGGGAATATAGTGCTTATCGGTCTCGCTGGTAGCGGCAAGAGAGCACTCTCTCTTTTGTTGAATCAAGAGATTGGATTGCCTGTTGTAGTTCCAGAAAATTCCGCCGAGGCAAAAAGGAGTCTCGACGGAACTCGACAGATTGTGGTGCTCGACGACGCTCTGGTGGAAGACCTTGCTATACAACCGTATATTCATGGGGCAGGAAAGGTTTTCTATCTCATGACTGATTCAAATACAGTCTCCGAGCGGTTGGCGATTGGCCGGAGCGGATGCGACAAGCAGGAGCTGTGGGAGAAATCTTCTGCCCGCTTGGCGCTTATGGAGCCGGTCTTTTACAGTGTCCTGCATTTTATTCTTCCGGCGGGAAATTCCCCGGAAGAGATCCTCGGTGATGCTTTGGAGAAGATTGCCTATTGAGATTTCAGGGCATTCTTATGACGGTCTATCTCCAGATCAAGAGACCTGAGAGTTATACGTATGTCCTGAAGCAGGAAAAGCAGGCTCGCAATAAGGCTGACCAAGGAACCTCCGAAGAGTATCTGGATCAGTATGTGTAATTTGATACTCAAAAGCAGGCTCGCATACAGGAGCAGGGTGACTCCCCCAACACAAACAATTGCCAGGATTGACAGGGCGATAGATGTGCGAAGCAGTGCGCACCGTTTCCTGAGCAAGGTTATCTGCGTCAGGAGGGACTGCTTGTCTGATTCCTTGGCGGTTCCCAGTTCGACCAGCAGTCGACGGATTATGTCCGTTGGTCTGGCAATGCGGTTGGTCATTGAAAGCAATAACAGGCCGATGCCCGAAATCAGGACAAAGGGTGCAATAGACGCTTGAAGTATTGTGACGAGGTGTGTTGTTTCCATGGCAGGTCTTTCTCCCTTTTGG comes from the Pseudodesulfovibrio piezophilus C1TLV30 genome and includes:
- a CDS encoding nucleoside/nucleotide kinase family protein; amino-acid sequence: MTKFLINEQYDVEEPDVSKAFGQGEKRADYADAWKDTGNIVLIGLAGSGKRALSLLLNQEIGLPVVVPENSAEAKRSLDGTRQIVVLDDALVEDLAIQPYIHGAGKVFYLMTDSNTVSERLAIGRSGCDKQELWEKSSARLALMEPVFYSVLHFILPAGNSPEEILGDALEKIAY
- a CDS encoding DUF2721 domain-containing protein; protein product: METTHLVTILQASIAPFVLISGIGLLLLSMTNRIARPTDIIRRLLVELGTAKESDKQSLLTQITLLRKRCALLRTSIALSILAIVCVGGVTLLLYASLLLSIKLHILIQILFGGSLVSLIASLLFLLQDIRITLRSLDLEIDRHKNALKSQ